The Borrelia turcica IST7 genome includes a window with the following:
- a CDS encoding PBSX family phage terminase large subunit, with protein sequence MNLKLEKLLYLFPNKMASKYRRIFENIPAGSGSRHIDFGLFESNNLLPKQKEVLDSIRTHGHNKIILNGGIASGKTFLACYLFIKNLLENRAFYAKNVNNFIMGNSQNSIEVNILGEIETICDLLHIPYERKKQNTSFILIDSLRVNLYGGDKISDFKRLRGSNSALMFINEATTLSQEVIQEALKRLRIGSRTAIFDTNPDFPTHFFKTDYIDQTKIYKTYNFTTYDNATLASDFIREQEITYEHLPTYRARVLLGEWVASDCSIFHQIEFSDDYKFSAPICYIDPAFTVGGDNTAICILEKHKDKLYAYIYQDKRPVYDDDILYRIKTIIDGFNVRLLFIEDRDSVKGVGRLTQTLISLRGQCDNTLFKIVPVRPISNKFNRICSLIPIFNGKLLEFLKDIDKTVINDIYAYKGDSKTCDDALDSLANAYLLLMGSSKEKQTHFTKIKYY encoded by the coding sequence GTGAACTTAAAACTAGAAAAGCTCTTGTATTTGTTTCCCAATAAGATGGCAAGCAAATACAGGCGCATATTTGAAAATATTCCTGCGGGTAGTGGCTCTAGGCACATTGATTTTGGTTTATTTGAGTCTAATAATTTACTTCCTAAACAGAAGGAAGTACTAGATTCTATTAGGACGCATGGACACAATAAGATTATATTAAACGGTGGAATTGCTAGTGGGAAGACATTCCTTGCTTGCTACCTTTTTATTAAAAATTTATTAGAAAACAGAGCTTTTTATGCAAAAAATGTTAATAACTTTATCATGGGTAATTCACAAAATTCAATAGAGGTTAATATCTTAGGTGAAATAGAAACGATTTGTGACTTACTTCATATTCCCTATGAGAGGAAAAAGCAAAACACTTCATTTATTTTAATTGACTCATTAAGAGTTAATCTTTATGGTGGTGATAAGATTAGTGACTTTAAAAGACTTAGGGGTTCTAATAGCGCATTAATGTTTATTAATGAGGCCACTACGCTTAGTCAAGAAGTTATTCAAGAGGCTTTAAAGAGACTTAGAATAGGCAGTAGAACAGCTATTTTTGATACTAACCCCGATTTCCCTACTCATTTCTTTAAAACTGATTATATTGACCAAACAAAAATTTATAAGACATACAACTTTACAACTTATGATAATGCTACACTTGCTAGTGATTTTATTCGTGAACAAGAGATAACATATGAACATCTACCAACATACAGAGCCCGTGTGCTTTTGGGTGAATGGGTTGCTAGTGATTGTTCTATTTTTCATCAAATAGAATTTAGCGATGATTATAAATTTAGTGCACCCATTTGCTATATTGACCCTGCTTTTACCGTTGGTGGTGATAATACTGCTATTTGCATACTAGAAAAACACAAGGATAAGTTATATGCATACATTTATCAAGACAAACGCCCTGTTTATGATGATGATATTTTGTATAGGATTAAGACTATCATTGATGGGTTTAATGTAAGGCTTCTTTTTATAGAAGATAGAGATAGTGTTAAGGGTGTTGGAAGACTAACACAAACTTTAATAAGTCTGCGGGGGCAATGCGATAATACTCTATTTAAAATAGTACCTGTTCGTCCTATTTCAAATAAATTTAACCGTATTTGTTCCCTTATTCCCATATTCAATGGTAAATTATTAGAATTTCTTAAAGATATCGATAAGACCGTTATTAATGATATTTATGCTTATAAGGGTGATTCTAAGACTTGTGACGATGCTCTTGATTCACTAGCTAATGCTTACTTGCTTCTTATGGGAAGTAGTAAGGAAAAGCAAACTCACTTTACTAAAATTAAATACTACTAA
- a CDS encoding DUF261 family protein produces the protein MFNQITRITQYNTKLNPNIRRLGGYYLSLLFYVNYFTKTIDFKVKNVNEYYYLFVKKGYLDKSSLPKSPCLILEYFGFIRPHYRYERVLNPVSENEFTIYEVYITSLDTVHHIARKGKLTLYDSRDMASRKIKSRNVSKRVFSYLSINAF, from the coding sequence ATGTTTAATCAAATAACGCGTATTACACAATATAACACTAAGCTAAATCCTAATATAAGAAGATTGGGTGGATATTATTTATCACTGCTCTTCTATGTCAATTATTTTACAAAAACAATTGATTTTAAAGTAAAAAATGTTAATGAATATTATTATCTATTTGTAAAGAAGGGATATCTGGATAAGAGTTCACTTCCTAAATCACCATGTCTTATCTTAGAATATTTTGGGTTTATTAGACCTCATTACCGCTATGAGCGTGTACTAAATCCTGTGAGTGAAAATGAATTTACTATTTATGAAGTCTATATCACCTCTCTTGATACTGTTCATCATATAGCAAGGAAGGGAAAACTTACTCTTTATGACAGTAGAGATATGGCAAGTCGTAAAATTAAATCTCGGAATGTATCAAAAAGAGTATTTTCATACTTAAGTATTAATGCCTTTTAA